The following coding sequences lie in one Kamptonema formosum PCC 6407 genomic window:
- a CDS encoding asparaginase, which translates to MNKKQIIPALLAALTICCLTILPAIANSRSPSAPQVLAIAPVTPTIAQSPAPASTPAPSPRLPKVVLLATGGTIAGTGATSTTTVGYQAAKLPVESLISAIPELKNIANITGEQVLQIASENMTNEGLLKIAKRVNEVLAQPDVNGVVITHGTDTLEETAYFLNLVTKSRKPVVVVGAMRPATALSADGPLNLYNAVAIAGSPEAVGKGVFVSLNDQISAAREVTKTNTTSLNTFQAHDMGYLGYVELGKPYFYRMPIRKHTVATPFEVNTLTSLPQVDIIYGYGNNRPVMLNAAIADGAKGIVYAGVGDGSISVQLEPAAIAASKKGIIIARSSRTGAGRVVRNGEEKDDENGFIVTDNLTPQKARLLLMLGLTITSDPQKLQEMFYTY; encoded by the coding sequence ATGAATAAAAAGCAAATTATTCCTGCTTTATTGGCAGCGCTGACTATCTGTTGTCTAACGATCCTGCCCGCGATCGCCAACTCTCGATCGCCATCTGCCCCTCAAGTTCTAGCGATCGCGCCTGTCACCCCAACCATTGCTCAATCTCCTGCGCCTGCGAGCACACCCGCACCATCGCCCCGCTTACCCAAAGTTGTGCTGCTGGCGACTGGAGGAACGATCGCCGGCACAGGTGCAACTTCTACTACAACTGTAGGGTATCAGGCTGCAAAGCTGCCCGTTGAAAGTCTAATCTCAGCCATACCAGAGCTAAAAAATATTGCCAATATTACAGGCGAGCAGGTGCTGCAAATTGCTAGCGAAAACATGACTAACGAAGGCTTACTAAAAATTGCTAAGCGCGTTAACGAAGTTTTGGCACAGCCTGATGTCAATGGGGTGGTAATTACTCACGGGACAGATACGCTCGAAGAAACTGCCTATTTCCTCAACTTAGTTACCAAGAGTAGAAAGCCTGTGGTGGTGGTGGGAGCGATGCGACCGGCTACGGCTCTCAGTGCCGATGGGCCTCTGAATTTGTATAATGCGGTGGCGATCGCGGGCAGTCCCGAAGCAGTCGGCAAAGGCGTGTTTGTCAGCCTTAACGACCAAATTTCGGCGGCACGCGAAGTAACGAAAACGAACACTACTAGCCTTAACACCTTTCAGGCGCATGATATGGGTTATTTGGGCTATGTTGAGTTGGGCAAACCTTACTTCTATAGAATGCCGATTCGCAAACACACCGTAGCAACTCCCTTTGAAGTCAACACCCTCACTTCATTGCCGCAAGTTGACATTATCTATGGCTATGGCAACAACCGCCCCGTTATGCTCAATGCTGCGATCGCCGATGGTGCAAAAGGCATTGTCTATGCAGGAGTTGGGGATGGCAGTATTTCTGTGCAGTTGGAGCCAGCCGCGATCGCAGCCAGCAAAAAAGGGATAATTATTGCGCGGAGTTCGCGCACGGGTGCAGGACGAGTGGTGCGAAATGGGGAAGAGAAAGATGATGAAAATGGCTTTATTGTTACGGATAATTTGACTCCTCAAAAAGCTCGCCTTCTGTTAATGCTAGGTTTGACAATTACCAGCGATCCGCAAAAACTTCAGGAGATGTTTTATACCTATTAG